One genomic segment of Kiritimatiellia bacterium includes these proteins:
- a CDS encoding alpha/beta fold hydrolase: protein MTDKSSTPHRRWLYYGLVLPVRIAALVFAGAVLMFLALQRKYIYFPVRAPEAELSALAGRAGLADWRDAAGDLLGWRTRRSLLAAPKYRLAVFHGNAGFALHRQYFVDGFHAAGDGLQWEVLLFEYPGYGARPGRPSEKSIKSAAEAAVKSLLAEDDRPLFLAGESLGSGVAAWLAGRFPDRVAGLFLVTPMTRLADVAAHHYPFLPVRRLLREQYDAAGDLKRYAGPVAVLLAGRDEVVPAAIGRRLFDGYAGPKRLWVQEEAGHNTLDYDPRAEWWHEVAGFLTEKRKNPPPAPPEEGRKE, encoded by the coding sequence ATGACGGACAAGTCCTCCACGCCCCACCGCCGCTGGCTCTATTACGGGCTCGTTCTGCCGGTTCGAATCGCGGCGCTGGTCTTCGCGGGAGCGGTGCTCATGTTCCTGGCCTTGCAGCGGAAATATATCTACTTCCCCGTGCGGGCGCCCGAGGCCGAGCTCTCGGCCCTGGCGGGACGGGCCGGCTTGGCGGACTGGCGCGACGCGGCGGGGGACCTCCTCGGCTGGCGGACCCGGCGGTCCCTGCTGGCGGCCCCGAAGTATCGACTTGCGGTTTTTCACGGCAACGCCGGCTTCGCCCTGCACCGGCAGTATTTCGTGGACGGGTTCCACGCGGCGGGCGACGGCCTGCAGTGGGAGGTCCTGCTGTTCGAATACCCGGGCTACGGGGCGCGTCCGGGCCGTCCGTCCGAGAAGAGCATCAAGTCGGCCGCGGAAGCGGCCGTGAAATCCCTGCTGGCCGAAGACGACCGCCCCCTGTTCCTCGCGGGGGAGTCGTTGGGCAGCGGCGTCGCGGCCTGGCTGGCGGGTCGCTTCCCGGACCGCGTGGCCGGGCTCTTCCTCGTCACGCCCATGACCCGGCTGGCGGACGTGGCGGCGCATCACTACCCGTTCCTGCCGGTGCGCCGGTTGCTGCGGGAGCAGTACGATGCCGCGGGTGACTTGAAGCGCTATGCCGGCCCGGTCGCGGTGCTCCTGGCCGGTCGCGACGAGGTCGTTCCGGCCGCGATCGGGCGGAGGCTCTTCGACGGGTATGCCGGCCCGAAGCGCCTGTGGGTGCAGGAGGAGGCCGGGCACAACACGCTGGATTACGATCCGCGCGCCGAGTGGTGGCACGAGGTGGCGGGGTTCCTGACCGAGAAGCGAAAGAACCCACCCCCGGCCCCTCCGGAGGAGGGGAGAAAAGAATAA
- a CDS encoding SDR family oxidoreductase produces MDLRGKTALVTGGALRIGRAIGLALARAGADLAIHYHRSAAPARALRREVESLGRRAFCVRGDLRREADVRRLVRASREKGGRLDILVNNAAVFHKDSLRAVTAQKLREEFEVNLFAPLLLMRAFAEEGGGGSVVNLLDRRITSLDRECLPYVLSKMALAEATRIAALDLAPRIRVNAVAPGAILPPPGKGARYLKDMAGPVPLRRRCAPEDVAAAVLFLLQNDALTGQIIFVDGGQHLV; encoded by the coding sequence ATGGACTTGCGCGGTAAAACGGCGCTGGTGACCGGCGGGGCCTTGCGGATCGGCCGGGCGATCGGCCTGGCTCTCGCCCGGGCCGGGGCGGACCTCGCCATCCATTACCACCGGTCCGCCGCGCCCGCCCGCGCGCTGCGGCGGGAGGTGGAGTCCCTCGGGCGGCGGGCGTTCTGCGTGCGCGGCGACCTGCGGCGCGAGGCGGACGTCCGGCGCCTGGTCCGCGCATCGAGGGAAAAGGGCGGAAGACTCGATATCCTCGTCAACAACGCCGCCGTGTTTCACAAGGATTCCCTGCGCGCGGTCACGGCGCAGAAGCTGCGCGAGGAATTCGAGGTCAACCTGTTCGCGCCGCTGCTGCTGATGCGCGCCTTCGCGGAGGAAGGCGGCGGGGGGAGCGTCGTCAACCTTCTCGACCGGCGCATCACGAGCCTGGATCGCGAGTGCCTCCCGTACGTCCTCTCCAAGATGGCCCTGGCCGAGGCGACGCGAATCGCGGCGCTCGACCTTGCACCGCGGATTCGCGTCAACGCCGTCGCGCCCGGCGCCATCCTGCCGCCGCCGGGGAAGGGGGCCAGGTACCTGAAAGACATGGCCGGCCCGGTCCCGCTCCGCCGCCGGTGCGCACCGGAGGACGTGGCCGCCGCCGTCCTTTTTTTGCTGCAAAACGACGCGCTGACCGGTCAAATCATCTTCGTGGACGGCGGGCAGCATTTGGTGTGA
- the folB gene encoding dihydroneopterin aldolase produces MDRIYIRDLALRCMIGVFPEERREKQDVVINVVLECDHRPAARSDRLEDAVDYKALKKKIVALVETSSFQLIEALADRIASAALENPKVERVTVTVDKPGALRFARSVAVEITRGRET; encoded by the coding sequence ATGGACCGCATCTACATACGCGACCTGGCCCTCCGGTGTATGATCGGGGTATTCCCCGAGGAGAGGCGGGAGAAGCAGGACGTGGTGATCAACGTGGTCCTGGAGTGCGATCACCGGCCCGCCGCCCGCAGCGACCGGCTGGAGGACGCGGTGGACTACAAGGCGCTCAAGAAAAAGATCGTGGCCCTGGTCGAAACAAGTTCCTTCCAGTTGATCGAGGCGCTGGCCGACCGCATTGCCTCCGCCGCCCTCGAGAATCCGAAGGTGGAGCGGGTAACGGTGACCGTGGACAAGCCGGGCGCCCTGCGGTTCGCGCGGAGCGTGGCGGTGGAGATCACGCGGGGCCGTGAAACATGA
- a CDS encoding 4Fe-4S binding protein, with translation MNARRITQSLSLLLLNSSWGPELKWFCAPVLNCHSCSLAWFACPIGVFVHYAGYRVFPFLAIGVVLLLGVLLGRLLCGWICPFGFLQDILHKIPSPKFGLPRWTRGIKYGVLLGMVILIPFFLGEQTLFSFCRVCPASAVQVTAPNAVRAGFAGLEAATWIKLALLVAVLALAVFCCRSFCRVFCPLGALLAPLNYLSFWTVKIPTADCKRCGKCDTLCPVEGKPSLRVADGVHPGRAPECIACNECRSACPREGAVKGDA, from the coding sequence GTGAACGCGCGACGAATAACTCAATCTCTTTCGCTGTTGCTGCTGAACAGCTCCTGGGGCCCGGAGCTGAAGTGGTTCTGCGCCCCGGTGCTGAACTGCCACTCCTGCTCGCTGGCCTGGTTCGCCTGCCCGATCGGCGTGTTCGTGCACTACGCCGGGTACCGCGTCTTTCCGTTCCTGGCCATCGGTGTCGTGCTGCTGCTCGGGGTCCTGCTGGGCCGGCTGCTCTGCGGCTGGATCTGCCCGTTCGGCTTCCTCCAGGACATCCTGCATAAAATCCCCAGCCCCAAATTCGGGCTGCCGCGCTGGACCCGCGGGATCAAGTACGGGGTCCTGCTGGGCATGGTGATCCTGATCCCGTTCTTCCTGGGGGAGCAAACGCTCTTTTCGTTTTGCCGGGTCTGCCCGGCGTCGGCGGTGCAGGTCACGGCGCCGAACGCGGTGCGGGCGGGCTTCGCCGGCCTGGAGGCGGCCACCTGGATCAAGCTGGCCCTCCTCGTCGCCGTGCTCGCGCTGGCGGTGTTCTGCTGCCGCTCGTTCTGCCGGGTCTTCTGCCCGCTGGGCGCGCTGCTGGCGCCGTTGAACTATCTTTCCTTCTGGACGGTCAAAATCCCGACGGCGGACTGCAAGCGGTGCGGAAAATGCGACACGCTGTGCCCGGTGGAGGGCAAGCCGTCGCTCCGCGTCGCGGACGGCGTGCATCCCGGGCGCGCGCCCGAATGCATCGCCTGCAACGAATGCCGGTCCGCCTGCCCGCGCGAGGGCGCGGTGAAAGGAGACGCTTGA